The genomic stretch CAACCTGATCTGACCGAGCCCtaagcaccaccgccgccgctgccgccgccgccgcccaagaTGGGCTTCGACGTGGGCTTCGTCCCCTACAACCCCGACGGGTGGGGTCCACCGGAGGCCGCGGCCGCGCCGCTCTCCCTCGGCGGTGGCTCCTCGTCTGTCCCCTTCGCTCCCTTCTCCCGCTCCGACAAGCTGGGCCGCATCGCCGACTGGACCCGCAACCCGCCGGGCCCCGCGGCGTTCGCCGCCGCTCGGGACGCCGTCTTCGACTTCGCGGGGCTCGAGGACTCCGTCGGTCTCGCGTCCGCGGACGACTCGTCCTTCCGCCTCGTCGACGGTAAGCCGCCGCCGCGGCACCCGCGGTTCGGGCCCCGCTGGCGCTTCCAGCAGCGGCCCCAGCTCCCGCAGCGCCgcgacgaggaggtcgaggctcgGCGCCGCGAGGCCGAGAAGGAGCGCGCCCGCCGCGACCGCCACTGGCAGCAGAACCGCCGCACGCACCACCAGTTCAACCGCGGCGGGCCCTCCTCCTCGTCCGCCAAGCCGTCCGTTGACATCCAGCCCGAGTGGTCGGTGAAGGAGCAGATCCCGTTCTCCTCCTTCTCCAAGCTCTCCTTCGCCGTCGCCGACCAGCCCGAGGACCTCCTCGTCTGTGGCGCAGTTGAGTTCTACGACCGGACCTACGACCGCGTCACCCCCAGGGCggagcgtcgcctcgagcgcttCAAGTCGCGGAACTTCTTCAAGGTCACCACCACCGACGACCCCGTCATCCGCCGCCTTGCCGAGAATGACACGGCCACGGTATTCGCCACTGACACCATCCTGGCCGCACTCATGTGTGCGCCTCGAAGCGTCCAGTCCTGGGACATCGTCATTCAGCGTGTTGGCAACAAGTTGTTCTTCGACAAGCGTGATGGTTCTCAGCTTGATCTTCTCACTGTCAATGAAACCGCCCAGGAGCCACTCCCT from Sorghum bicolor cultivar BTx623 chromosome 3, Sorghum_bicolor_NCBIv3, whole genome shotgun sequence encodes the following:
- the LOC8061823 gene encoding eukaryotic translation initiation factor 3 subunit D, yielding MGFDVGFVPYNPDGWGPPEAAAAPLSLGGGSSSVPFAPFSRSDKLGRIADWTRNPPGPAAFAAARDAVFDFAGLEDSVGLASADDSSFRLVDGKPPPRHPRFGPRWRFQQRPQLPQRRDEEVEARRREAEKERARRDRHWQQNRRTHHQFNRGGPSSSSAKPSVDIQPEWSVKEQIPFSSFSKLSFAVADQPEDLLVCGAVEFYDRTYDRVTPRAERRLERFKSRNFFKVTTTDDPVIRRLAENDTATVFATDTILAALMCAPRSVQSWDIVIQRVGNKLFFDKRDGSQLDLLTVNETAQEPLPEAKEDINSAHSLAVEATYVNQNFSQQVLLRNGEKVTFDEPNPFATEGEEAASVAYRYRRWKLDDETSLVARCEVHAVNTDPRGERQFLTLNALNEFDPKVTGVDWRKKLETQRGAVLATELKNNANKLARWTAQALLAGADMMKLGYVSRLHPRDHYNHSILSVIGYKPRDFAAQINLNTANMWGIVKSIVDVCMKLGEGKYVLVKDPVKPQVRLYEVPNDAFENDYVEEPLPEEEQVRPFSEDVDATAQEMDAAAEAEATGTTAGAEGDAEKSSDVAAV